In Oenanthe melanoleuca isolate GR-GAL-2019-014 chromosome 17, OMel1.0, whole genome shotgun sequence, one genomic interval encodes:
- the TUBB4B gene encoding tubulin beta-4B chain, which yields MREIVHLQAGQCGNQIGAKFWEVISDEHGIDPTGTYHGDSDLQLERINVYYNEATGGKYVPRAVLVDLEPGTMDSVRSGPFGQIFRPDNFVFGQSGAGNNWAKGHYTEGAELVDSVLDVVRKEAESCDCLQGFQLTHSLGGGTGSGMGTLLISKIREEYPDRIMNTFSVVPSPKVSDTVVEPYNATLSVHQLVENTDETYCIDNEALYDICFRTLKLTTPTYGDLNHLVSATMSGVTTCLRFPGQLNADLRKLAVNMVPFPRLHFFMPGFAPLTSRGSQQYRALTVPELTQQMFDAKNMMAACDPRHGRYLTVAAVFRGRMSMKEVDEQMLNVQNKNSSYFVEWIPNNVKTAVCDIPPRGLKMSATFIGNSTAIQELFKRISEQFTAMFRRKAFLHWYTGEGMDEMEFTEAESNMNDLVSEYQQYQDATAEEEGEFEEEGEEEAE from the exons ATGAGAGAGATCGTGCACCTGCAGGCCGGGCAGTGCGGGAACCAGATCGGAGCCAAG TTCTGGGAGGTGATCAGCGACGAGCATGGCATTGATCCCACCGGCACCTACCATGGCGACAGCGACCTACAACTGGAGCGCATCAATGTCTACTACAACGAGGCCACAG GCGGCAAGTACGTGCCCCGCGCCGTGCTGGTGGACCTGGAGCCCGGCACCATGGACTCGGTGCGCTCCGGGCCCTTCGGGCAGATATTCAGGCCGGACAACTTCGTGTTCG GTCAGAGCGGAGCAGGAAACAACTGGGCAAAGGGCCATTATACGGAAGGTGCTGAATTAGTCGATTCTGTGCTAGATGTTGTAAGGAAGGAGGCAGAAAGCTGCGATTGTCTCCAGGGCTTTCAGCTTACTCACTCCCTGGGTGGTGGCACAGGCTCTGGCATGGGTACCCTTCTTATCAGCAAAATCCGTGAGGAGTACCCAGACCGAATTATGAATACTTTCAGTGTGGTGCCCTCCCCTAAAGTGTCAGATACTGTAGTCGAGCCCTACAACGCCACGCTGTCGGTGCACCAGCTGGTGGAGAACACAGACGAGACGTACTGTATCGATAACGAGGCGCTGTACGACATTTGCTTCAGAACACTGAAGTTAACGACCCCCACCTACGGGGATCTGAACCACCTCGTGTCAGCCACCATGAGCGGTGTCACCACCTGCCTGCGGTTCCCGGGCCAGCTCAACGCTGACCTGCGGAAGCTGGCAGTGAACATGGTTCCTTTCCCACGTCTGCACTTTTTCATGCCTGGTTTTGCCCCGCTCACGAGCCGTGGGAGCCAGCAGTACCGGGCTCTAACCGTGCCAGAGCTCACCCAGCAGATGTTCGATGCCAAGAACATGATGGCGGCGTGTGACCCTCGTCACGGCCGCTATCTGACCGTGGCCGCCGTCTTTAGGGGCCGCATGTCCATGAAAGAGGTGGATGAGCAAATGCTCAATGTTCAGAACAAAAATAGCAGCTATTTTGTGGAATGGATCCCTAATAACGTTAAGACAGCAGTCTGTGACATTCCACCTCGCGGCCTCAAAATGTCTGCCACCTTCATTGGCAACAGCACGGCCATCCAGGAGCTGTTCAAACGCATTTCTGAGCAGTTCACTGCGATGTTCCGCAGAAAGGCTTTCCTGCACTGGTACACAGGTGAGGGCATGGACGAGATGGAGTTCACAGAGGCTGAGAGCAACATGAACGACCTGGTCTCTGAGTACCAGCAGTACCAGGATGCCAcagctgaggaggagggagagtTCGAGGAAGagggtgaggaggaggcagagtgA